Proteins from one Algicella marina genomic window:
- a CDS encoding amidase has product MDLKASAAELGREIGKGRIDPVELTEAFLEAIANHPDSHRIYARTMPERARAEAAAAAHRARNGTRKGPLDGVPVSWKDLFDTAGVATESGSLLLKGRTPVRDAEVLRNAAGAGLVCLGKTHQTELAFSGLGINIRTATPPNAIAPELAPGGSSSGAAVSTALGLAAAGIGSDTGGSVRIPAVWNDLVGLKTASGDLSAIGTVPLAARFDTVGPLCHTVEDAALLYAVLANRPATDLAGASLAGLRVLALEGNSIKPVDDAPVAAFESALSRLSAAGVTIETASLPSVEEAMPLAGVLYTTEAYATWRTEIEANPDAMDPRVLARFRAGAQHSGADFIAAWLKLDALRADYHARTAGFDAVLLPTAPILPPNAQKLIAEDDYFVENNLLALRNTRVGSLMGSAALTLPTGTPHCGIMALVPPERTRLLLRIGAAMERALAA; this is encoded by the coding sequence ATGGATCTGAAGGCCAGCGCGGCGGAACTCGGTCGGGAAATTGGCAAAGGTCGGATCGACCCTGTCGAACTGACGGAAGCCTTTCTCGAAGCCATCGCCAACCATCCTGACAGCCACCGCATCTACGCCCGCACGATGCCCGAACGTGCCCGCGCAGAAGCGGCCGCCGCCGCCCACCGCGCCAGGAACGGCACCCGAAAGGGTCCGCTCGACGGCGTCCCCGTCAGCTGGAAAGACCTGTTCGACACTGCCGGTGTCGCCACCGAAAGCGGCTCGCTCCTGCTCAAGGGCCGCACGCCCGTGCGTGATGCGGAAGTACTTCGGAACGCGGCCGGCGCCGGTCTCGTCTGCCTCGGCAAGACGCACCAGACCGAACTTGCCTTTTCCGGTCTCGGCATCAACATCCGCACCGCGACACCGCCCAACGCCATCGCCCCTGAACTCGCACCCGGCGGCTCGTCCTCCGGTGCCGCTGTATCCACTGCCCTCGGCCTCGCTGCGGCCGGTATCGGCTCGGATACAGGCGGCTCCGTGCGCATTCCCGCCGTCTGGAACGATCTGGTCGGCCTCAAAACAGCTTCCGGCGATCTGTCCGCCATCGGCACAGTCCCCCTCGCCGCCCGCTTCGACACCGTGGGCCCCCTCTGCCACACGGTCGAGGATGCGGCCCTGCTCTATGCAGTTCTTGCCAACCGTCCGGCAACCGACCTTGCCGGCGCGTCCCTTGCCGGCCTGCGCGTTCTGGCGCTGGAAGGCAACAGCATCAAACCGGTCGATGACGCCCCGGTCGCCGCCTTCGAATCCGCGTTGTCCCGTCTGTCCGCCGCAGGCGTCACCATTGAAACCGCCAGCCTCCCATCGGTCGAGGAAGCCATGCCTCTCGCGGGCGTGCTCTACACCACCGAGGCCTATGCCACATGGCGCACGGAAATCGAGGCGAACCCGGATGCGATGGATCCGCGCGTGCTCGCCCGGTTCCGCGCCGGCGCCCAGCACAGCGGCGCCGATTTCATTGCCGCGTGGCTGAAGCTTGACGCCCTGCGCGCAGATTACCATGCACGGACGGCCGGATTTGATGCAGTTCTCCTGCCCACCGCCCCGATCCTGCCACCCAACGCCCAAAAACTGATCGCCGAGGATGACTATTTCGTCGAAAACAACCTCCTCGCACTCCGCAACACCCGCGTCGGCAGCCTCATGGGCTCCGCCGCGCTGACACTTCCCACCGGCACGCCGCATTGCGGTATCATGGCCCTTGTTCCCCCGGAGCGGACGCGGCTCCTCCTCCGGATCGGTGCGGCGATGGAACGGGCTCTCGCTGCCTGA
- a CDS encoding calcium-binding protein — MPITPIPASSDFGFATASNQTWLLPVGQSLTGTDSVFYGFTFSSWFDGTLIVAGTIDVADRGIDSPAEFALNSHHVIVESTGTVTGGQEGMYLNYFEIAVQNFGTITGTAAEAIVFNGPGSSLFNAGTITSVSADAIAVASDDTIIANSGTIISTAVAISVDSGSTGATITNAGTITGGTDAIVFADNATGNSLINSGTISATSGPRAMQGGDSANVVVNTGTLVGNVSLDGGNDLYDGSGGGTVTGTVFGGHGRDTILGGAQADTLNGGGGADTVSGGAGNDIVIGSGGNDFLQGGNGNDDVRAGGGNDILSGGAGRDTLKGFGGDDVLDGGQGDDFLVSGIGSDVFVFGLNAGSDRIADFDLQLDRIDLTAYGIVSFAALSSSIGGNAGTGHATIDLTALGGNGLLTINDAFGALTSGDFIL; from the coding sequence ATGCCCATTACGCCCATTCCCGCATCATCGGACTTCGGTTTTGCAACCGCCAGCAACCAGACATGGCTGTTGCCCGTCGGCCAGTCTCTGACCGGCACGGACTCGGTCTTCTACGGTTTTACATTCAGCTCTTGGTTCGATGGCACCCTGATCGTCGCCGGCACGATCGACGTGGCCGACCGCGGCATCGATTCTCCGGCCGAATTCGCCCTCAACAGCCATCATGTGATCGTGGAGAGTACCGGGACCGTCACCGGTGGTCAGGAAGGCATGTATCTGAACTACTTCGAAATAGCGGTCCAGAACTTCGGCACGATCACCGGCACGGCTGCAGAAGCCATCGTCTTCAACGGACCCGGTTCGAGCCTGTTTAATGCGGGCACAATTACCTCCGTCAGTGCCGACGCCATTGCCGTCGCCAGCGACGACACCATCATCGCCAACTCCGGCACAATCATCAGCACTGCGGTGGCGATCTCTGTCGATTCCGGTTCCACCGGCGCCACGATTACCAATGCCGGCACAATCACCGGCGGAACCGACGCCATTGTCTTCGCCGACAACGCCACCGGCAACAGCCTCATCAATTCCGGCACGATCAGCGCCACCTCAGGCCCCCGCGCTATGCAGGGCGGTGACAGCGCGAATGTCGTGGTAAACACAGGCACGCTCGTCGGAAATGTCTCTCTCGACGGTGGCAACGACCTCTACGATGGCTCCGGCGGTGGTACGGTAACCGGTACGGTTTTCGGTGGCCACGGCAGAGATACGATTCTCGGCGGCGCACAGGCGGACACGCTCAACGGCGGCGGCGGGGCCGATACCGTCTCAGGCGGCGCGGGTAATGATATCGTCATTGGCTCCGGCGGTAACGATTTCCTTCAGGGCGGCAACGGCAATGACGACGTCCGTGCCGGCGGCGGCAACGATATCCTCTCCGGCGGCGCAGGAAGGGACACGTTGAAGGGCTTCGGCGGCGACGACGTCCTCGATGGCGGTCAAGGCGATGACTTCCTCGTCAGTGGCATCGGCTCCGATGTCTTCGTCTTCGGCCTCAACGCCGGCTCGGACCGGATTGCCGATTTCGACCTCCAACTGGACCGGATAGACCTCACGGCCTACGGCATCGTCAGCTTCGCGGCCTTGTCTTCGTCCATCGGCGGCAATGCCGGCACGGGCCACGCAACCATCGATCTCACTGCTCTCGGAGGCAACGGCCTGCTGACCATCAATGATGCCTTCGGCGCGCTCACGTCCGGCGATTTCATCCTCTGA
- the trxA gene encoding thioredoxin, with protein sequence MLEFGQNTAAAPSDDLIKETTEATFMADVVEASMEVPVIVDFWAPWCGPCKTLGPALEEAVKAAKGKVKMVKVDVDQNQQIAAQMRVQSIPAVFGFVGGQPVDGFMGAQPASEIRNFIDKLVQMSPAGDGGLAEAITAAEEMLSEGAVADAAQTFAAILGEEPENAASLAGLARCHIAMNDAVQARALLDSASDKMRSDPAVTAVYAELDLAESAAEAGEVTELKAKVEADPEDLQARLDLAMAQIGSKDHESAVDTLLALFAKDREWNEEAAKTQLFKLFDMLGPKDPLAQKGRRRLSSMIFA encoded by the coding sequence ATGTTGGAATTCGGTCAGAACACAGCTGCCGCCCCCTCGGACGACCTGATCAAGGAAACAACCGAGGCCACCTTCATGGCCGATGTGGTCGAAGCTTCGATGGAGGTTCCGGTCATCGTCGATTTCTGGGCCCCGTGGTGCGGCCCCTGCAAGACCCTCGGCCCTGCTCTTGAAGAGGCGGTAAAGGCTGCGAAAGGCAAGGTGAAGATGGTCAAGGTCGATGTCGACCAGAACCAGCAGATCGCTGCTCAGATGCGTGTCCAGTCAATCCCTGCCGTCTTCGGCTTCGTTGGTGGTCAGCCTGTCGACGGATTCATGGGCGCGCAGCCCGCGAGTGAGATCAGGAATTTCATCGACAAGCTGGTGCAGATGAGCCCCGCCGGTGACGGCGGCCTTGCCGAGGCAATTACCGCCGCCGAGGAAATGCTGTCCGAAGGTGCGGTGGCCGACGCCGCCCAGACCTTTGCCGCCATACTTGGCGAGGAGCCTGAAAACGCCGCCAGCCTTGCCGGTCTCGCCCGCTGCCACATCGCCATGAACGATGCCGTTCAGGCCCGCGCCCTGCTCGACAGCGCGTCAGACAAGATGCGCAGCGACCCTGCGGTTACCGCCGTCTACGCTGAACTGGATCTTGCCGAGAGTGCCGCCGAAGCCGGTGAAGTGACCGAGCTGAAGGCGAAGGTCGAAGCCGATCCGGAAGATCTGCAGGCAAGGCTCGACCTCGCCATGGCCCAGATCGGATCGAAGGATCACGAGAGCGCCGTTGACACGCTGCTCGCGCTCTTCGCAAAGGATAGGGAATGGAACGAGGAGGCTGCCAAGACCCAGCTCTTCAAACTATTCGACATGCTCGGCCCGAAAGACCCCCTCGCTCAGAAGGGCCGCCGCCGCCTTTCCTCGATGATCTTCGCCTGA
- a CDS encoding Trm112 family protein, giving the protein MTDEPHSRGLKVDRKLLDSLVCPVTRGMLTFNSDAQELVSKGAGLAYPIRNGIPVMLVDEARRLED; this is encoded by the coding sequence ATGACGGACGAACCCCATTCCCGAGGCCTGAAGGTGGATCGCAAGCTGCTCGACAGCCTCGTCTGCCCCGTCACCCGCGGCATGCTCACCTTCAATTCCGATGCGCAGGAACTCGTCTCCAAAGGTGCAGGCCTCGCGTACCCGATCCGCAACGGCATCCCGGTCATGCTGGTGGACGAGGCCCGCAGGCTGGAAGACTGA
- a CDS encoding FAD-dependent monooxygenase — MDNRNARIILICMEIEHDVLIVGAGLNGPALALALAGGGLQVALVDSGSLAVMAEPHFDGRAYALAHSTGRMLQAMGIWEDVQDEAEPILDIRVSDGRAGEGASPLFLHFDHREIDEGPMGHLLEDRYLRNALLARVQAEDRITLIPEAEVADQAVSSGAVSVTLTDGRVLTARLLVGSDGRASSVAARAGIRRTEWDYGQMSLVAAIAHEKPHHGCAHQFFMPEGPLAILPLPGNRSSIVWTERTVQAQACMVLDDQAFLEALRPRFGAHLGEISLAGDRYSYPLGLSLAQSLIAERVALTGDAAHGIHPLAGQGLNLGLRDVAALAEVLIEARRRGEDIGAKPVLERYRRWRGFDIAALAMATDGINRVFSNDNPLMRLGRDLALGAINAAPTLRRHLIREAAGLTGDLPRLLQGRPI, encoded by the coding sequence ATGGACAATCGGAATGCGCGGATCATACTGATCTGCATGGAAATTGAGCATGATGTCCTGATTGTCGGAGCCGGCCTGAACGGACCAGCACTGGCGCTGGCGCTGGCCGGAGGTGGCTTGCAAGTGGCGCTTGTGGACAGCGGTTCGCTGGCAGTGATGGCCGAGCCGCACTTCGACGGGCGGGCCTATGCACTGGCACATTCCACGGGGCGGATGCTGCAGGCAATGGGTATCTGGGAGGACGTGCAGGACGAGGCCGAGCCAATACTCGATATCAGGGTGAGCGACGGACGGGCAGGCGAAGGAGCCTCGCCACTGTTTCTGCATTTCGATCACAGGGAAATCGACGAGGGGCCGATGGGGCATTTGCTGGAGGACCGGTACCTGCGCAACGCCTTGCTGGCGCGGGTACAGGCCGAAGACCGGATCACGCTGATACCGGAGGCGGAGGTGGCCGATCAGGCGGTTTCTTCTGGTGCGGTGAGCGTGACGCTGACGGACGGGCGGGTGCTGACGGCACGTTTGCTGGTGGGCAGTGACGGCCGCGCCTCGAGTGTGGCGGCGCGGGCGGGTATCCGGCGGACCGAGTGGGATTATGGGCAGATGAGCCTGGTTGCCGCGATCGCCCACGAAAAGCCGCATCACGGCTGTGCGCATCAGTTCTTCATGCCGGAGGGCCCGCTGGCGATCCTGCCGCTGCCGGGCAACCGCAGCAGCATCGTCTGGACCGAACGCACAGTTCAGGCGCAGGCGTGCATGGTACTGGATGACCAAGCGTTTCTGGAGGCGCTGCGGCCACGTTTCGGTGCGCACCTTGGGGAAATCTCGCTGGCCGGTGACCGGTACTCCTATCCGCTTGGACTGTCGCTGGCACAAAGCCTGATCGCGGAGCGGGTGGCTCTGACCGGCGATGCGGCACACGGAATTCACCCGCTTGCGGGACAGGGGCTGAACCTTGGACTGAGGGATGTCGCCGCGCTGGCCGAGGTGCTGATCGAGGCAAGGAGGCGCGGTGAGGATATCGGCGCGAAGCCGGTGCTGGAGCGCTACCGACGGTGGCGCGGCTTCGACATCGCGGCGCTGGCAATGGCGACGGACGGAATCAACAGGGTTTTCAGCAACGACAATCCGCTGATGCGTCTCGGCCGCGACCTGGCGCTTGGCGCGATCAATGCCGCGCCGACACTGCGCCGCCACCTGATCCGTGAAGCGGCGGGACTTACAGGAGATTTGCCGCGCCTGTTGCAGGGGCGGCCTATCTGA
- a CDS encoding HD domain-containing protein, with protein sequence MIMTQRAWQRMLSGRRLDLLDPAPLDIEIEDIAHGLAFVARWNGQTIGEYPYSVAEHSILVEDLFARIAPKAPPRWRMAALLHDAPEYVIGDMISPVKAAVGPAYKAMDIRLAAAVHIRFGLPAEIPVSVKKQIKRADRISAWHEAVQIAGFAEAEANRLFGAPRFADGDTLRLNPRPPMQVKRDFLARFHALEAMMRR encoded by the coding sequence ATGATCATGACCCAACGCGCGTGGCAACGCATGCTCTCCGGCCGCCGGCTCGATCTGCTCGATCCCGCCCCGCTCGACATCGAGATCGAGGATATCGCCCACGGCCTCGCCTTCGTTGCCCGCTGGAACGGCCAGACGATCGGTGAGTATCCTTATTCCGTTGCCGAACACTCGATCCTCGTCGAGGATCTCTTCGCCCGCATCGCCCCGAAGGCCCCGCCGCGCTGGCGCATGGCCGCGCTTTTGCACGACGCCCCGGAATACGTCATCGGCGACATGATCTCACCGGTAAAGGCCGCCGTTGGCCCCGCCTACAAGGCCATGGACATACGTCTTGCCGCCGCCGTCCACATCCGCTTCGGCCTGCCCGCAGAAATTCCTGTTTCGGTCAAGAAACAGATCAAGCGCGCAGACAGGATCAGCGCCTGGCACGAGGCGGTGCAGATTGCGGGCTTCGCGGAAGCTGAAGCCAACAGGCTCTTCGGTGCACCCCGGTTTGCCGATGGTGACACACTCCGCCTCAATCCCCGCCCGCCAATGCAGGTGAAGCGCGACTTCCTGGCCCGTTTCCATGCGTTGGAGGCGATGATGCGTCGCTGA
- the ahcY gene encoding adenosylhomocysteinase, with protein sequence MPEDYIVKDISLAEFGRKELDIAETEMPGLMALRDEFGAAQPLKGARIAGSLHMTIQTAVLIETLTALGAEVRWASCNIFSTQDHAAAAIAAGGTPVFAIKGETLEEYWDYADKIFDFAEGTANLILDDGGDATLYILLGARVEAGETGLIDNPQSEEEVALFAQIRKRMAEKPGWFAEQRAALKGVSEETTTGVHRLYKMVEEGQLPFPAINVNDSVTKSKFDNKYGCKESLVDGIRRATDTMMAGKTAVVCGYGDVGKGSAASLRGAGARVKVTEIDPICALQAAMDGFEVVTLEDAVSSADIFITTTGNRDVIRIEHMREMKDMAIVGNIGHFDNEIQVAALKNHKWTNIKDQVDMIEMPSGSRIILLSQGRLLNLGNATGHPSFVMSASFTNQVLAQIELWTRGDSYTNDVHILPKHLDEKVARLHLGRIGVKLTELSPEQADYIGVTMEGPFKPEHYRY encoded by the coding sequence ATGCCTGAAGACTACATCGTCAAGGATATTTCTCTCGCCGAATTCGGCCGCAAGGAACTGGATATCGCCGAGACCGAGATGCCGGGGCTGATGGCGCTGCGGGATGAATTTGGCGCTGCGCAGCCGCTGAAGGGTGCACGGATTGCGGGCTCCCTGCACATGACTATCCAGACAGCTGTGCTGATCGAGACACTGACGGCCCTTGGTGCGGAAGTACGCTGGGCCTCGTGCAACATCTTTTCCACCCAGGATCACGCCGCGGCGGCGATTGCCGCAGGGGGAACACCGGTTTTCGCCATCAAGGGCGAAACGCTGGAAGAGTACTGGGACTATGCCGACAAGATCTTCGACTTCGCCGAAGGTACGGCCAACCTGATCCTCGATGACGGCGGCGACGCGACGCTTTACATCCTGCTCGGAGCGCGCGTGGAAGCCGGTGAAACCGGCCTGATCGACAACCCGCAGTCCGAGGAAGAGGTGGCGCTGTTCGCGCAGATCCGCAAACGGATGGCGGAGAAGCCGGGCTGGTTCGCCGAGCAGAGGGCGGCGCTCAAGGGTGTTTCCGAGGAGACGACGACGGGTGTGCACAGGCTCTACAAGATGGTGGAGGAAGGGCAGTTGCCTTTCCCCGCGATCAACGTGAACGACAGCGTCACAAAGTCGAAGTTCGACAACAAGTATGGCTGCAAGGAAAGCCTTGTCGACGGCATTCGACGGGCTACCGACACCATGATGGCGGGCAAGACGGCTGTTGTCTGCGGTTATGGCGATGTCGGCAAGGGTTCGGCCGCGTCGCTGCGCGGTGCCGGCGCACGGGTAAAAGTGACGGAGATCGACCCGATCTGCGCCCTCCAGGCGGCGATGGACGGGTTCGAGGTTGTGACGCTGGAAGACGCGGTATCATCGGCGGACATTTTCATAACGACCACCGGCAACCGCGATGTCATCCGCATCGAGCATATGCGCGAGATGAAGGATATGGCGATCGTCGGCAACATCGGCCATTTCGACAATGAGATCCAGGTCGCGGCACTGAAAAACCACAAGTGGACCAACATCAAGGACCAGGTGGACATGATCGAGATGCCTTCGGGTAGCCGGATCATCCTGTTGTCGCAGGGGCGCCTGCTGAACCTCGGCAATGCGACCGGGCACCCCTCCTTCGTGATGTCGGCAAGCTTCACCAATCAGGTGCTGGCGCAGATCGAACTTTGGACGAGAGGCGATAGCTACACCAACGATGTGCATATCCTGCCGAAGCATCTCGACGAGAAGGTGGCGCGGCTGCATCTGGGGCGGATCGGCGTGAAGCTGACGGAATTGAGCCCGGAACAGGCGGACTATATCGGCGTGACGATGGAAGGACCGTTCAAGCCGGAGCACTACCGCTATTGA
- a CDS encoding LON peptidase substrate-binding domain-containing protein, whose translation MVKSFTLADLPATIPVFPLPGALLLPRSRLPLNIFEPRYLAMLEDALKTPERLIGMVQPIQVPEGQGNSRLHQIGCAGRVTGFQETEDGRYMITLTGVSRFRLGAKKEGFTPYLRADVNWTSFERDLGKAEFDDGFDRPAFLSVLQRFFETAQLQSDWDNLREADEELLINSLSMLCPFDPEEKQALLEAPTLETRRETLVTLMEFALRGGDEEGALQ comes from the coding sequence ATGGTGAAGTCATTCACGCTGGCGGACCTGCCCGCGACCATACCTGTATTCCCGCTGCCCGGGGCGCTCTTGCTGCCCCGTTCCCGGCTACCGCTCAACATCTTCGAGCCGCGATACCTCGCAATGCTCGAAGATGCACTGAAAACGCCGGAACGGTTGATCGGAATGGTGCAGCCTATCCAGGTGCCGGAGGGGCAGGGAAACAGCCGCCTCCACCAGATCGGCTGCGCCGGGCGCGTCACCGGCTTTCAGGAAACCGAGGACGGGCGCTACATGATTACCCTCACCGGTGTCAGCCGTTTCCGCCTTGGTGCAAAGAAAGAGGGCTTCACGCCCTACTTACGGGCCGACGTCAACTGGACGAGCTTTGAGCGGGATCTCGGCAAGGCTGAGTTCGACGATGGCTTCGACCGCCCCGCATTTCTTTCGGTGCTTCAGCGGTTCTTCGAGACGGCGCAGCTGCAGTCGGATTGGGACAACCTGCGGGAGGCGGACGAGGAACTGCTGATCAACTCCCTTTCCATGCTCTGTCCATTCGATCCGGAAGAGAAACAGGCGCTGCTGGAGGCACCCACGCTGGAAACCCGCCGCGAAACCCTCGTCACCCTGATGGAGTTCGCCCTGCGCGGCGGCGATGAGGAAGGAGCCCTGCAATGA